The following proteins are co-located in the Acinetobacter shaoyimingii genome:
- a CDS encoding FAD-dependent oxidoreductase — translation MTQHYDTDVLIIGTGPAGSTLGLALANYGVKVQLFTQFSWLANSPRAHITNQRAMEVLRDLGIEDQVKQIATPWDQMGESLITTSLVGEEIARLSAWGTGDERHGDYIQGSPCPLVDLIQPKMEALLVKNAAERGAIYNFNTEYLSHEQDESGVTATFLNRITNTEFSLRAKYLVGMDGAKSRVLEQLNLPLEGIMARAGTVYVTFKADLSEYVKNRPAILQWIVNPEASFGDLGMGLLRAITPWNEWIMGWGFDISKGEPQVTEQQVRARLNTFVGTEVEDVEIQKVSYWYVNQTWATEYSKGRVFCGGDAVHRHPPSSGLGSNTCMQDAFNLGWKLAYAVKGWADESLLESYTTERAPVGKQIVARANQSRFDYKHLKEVFGFDQGVTTQQQMLDRIFAEDEHGAEIRQKLFKALEIKHYEFNAQGVELNQRYGSNAVIAEIEPEVFVKDEQLYLQATTRPGAKIPHTWLIDAKGNKQSTLDITGHGRFTLLTGLSGQGWKKAVDALNLPYLDVIQIGCRDYRDVYGTWNKLSEIHESGAILVRPDGYVAWRYQDSTNNEFDYLNTLKAVLKQVQLTV, via the coding sequence ATGACGCAACATTACGACACTGATGTTTTAATCATTGGTACAGGACCTGCAGGTTCAACATTAGGTTTGGCCTTGGCAAATTATGGTGTAAAAGTTCAACTTTTTACTCAGTTTTCTTGGTTAGCCAATAGCCCTCGTGCCCATATTACCAATCAACGTGCTATGGAAGTTTTACGTGATTTAGGTATTGAAGATCAAGTAAAACAGATTGCTACCCCATGGGATCAAATGGGCGAAAGCTTGATCACCACCAGTTTGGTCGGTGAAGAAATTGCACGATTAAGTGCTTGGGGGACAGGTGATGAACGTCATGGCGATTATATTCAGGGCAGTCCTTGTCCTCTTGTTGACTTAATCCAGCCGAAAATGGAAGCGCTTTTGGTCAAAAATGCTGCTGAACGTGGTGCAATCTATAATTTTAATACTGAATATCTCTCTCATGAGCAAGATGAATCAGGTGTAACCGCAACATTTTTAAATCGTATCACCAACACTGAATTTAGCTTACGTGCCAAATACTTAGTCGGTATGGATGGTGCAAAATCTCGTGTACTTGAACAGCTCAATCTTCCGCTTGAAGGGATTATGGCGCGTGCAGGTACAGTTTATGTCACCTTTAAAGCCGATTTATCTGAATATGTAAAAAACCGTCCTGCAATTTTGCAGTGGATTGTTAATCCAGAAGCAAGTTTTGGTGATCTAGGCATGGGCTTACTTCGTGCCATCACCCCTTGGAATGAGTGGATTATGGGTTGGGGTTTTGATATTTCTAAAGGCGAACCTCAAGTCACTGAACAACAAGTTAGAGCGCGTTTAAATACGTTTGTTGGCACCGAAGTGGAAGATGTCGAAATACAAAAAGTGTCTTATTGGTATGTCAATCAAACGTGGGCAACTGAATATTCTAAAGGTCGCGTATTTTGCGGTGGAGATGCTGTACATCGTCACCCACCTTCAAGTGGTTTAGGTTCAAATACCTGTATGCAAGATGCATTCAATTTAGGGTGGAAACTCGCTTACGCAGTCAAAGGTTGGGCAGACGAATCATTACTGGAATCTTATACCACTGAACGTGCACCTGTGGGCAAACAAATTGTCGCTAGGGCAAACCAATCTCGCTTTGACTATAAACATTTGAAAGAAGTGTTTGGTTTTGACCAAGGCGTAACAACGCAACAACAGATGTTAGATCGTATCTTTGCTGAAGATGAACACGGTGCAGAAATTCGACAAAAATTATTTAAAGCGCTAGAAATTAAGCACTATGAGTTTAATGCGCAAGGTGTCGAATTGAATCAACGCTACGGATCCAATGCGGTAATTGCAGAAATTGAACCTGAAGTTTTCGTAAAAGACGAACAGCTCTACTTACAAGCAACAACTCGCCCAGGTGCAAAAATTCCACATACATGGTTAATTGATGCCAAAGGAAATAAACAATCGACTTTGGATATCACAGGTCATGGACGATTTACTTTATTGACTGGGCTTTCTGGTCAAGGTTGGAAAAAAGCTGTTGATGCGCTGAATTTGCCCTATTTAGACGTTATTCAGATTGGTTGTCGTGACTACCGTGATGTCTATGGCACTTGGAATAAATTATCTGAAATACATGAGTCAGGTGCGATACTCGTTCGTCCAGATGGTTATGTGGCTTGGCGTTATCAAGATTCTACGAACAATGAATTTGATTATTTAAATACATTGAAAGCTGTACTTAAACAGGTTCAATTGACTGTTTAA
- a CDS encoding enoyl-CoA hydratase-related protein, with translation MTLSCIQQPHEHLNANLENGVLTLAIHRPEAKNALYSELYLSLVNALNEADQNNQVRVVILRGEGADFTAGNDMQDFMKSAAMKGQIAAEDGPPFLLLKAAAQFSKPLLVAVKGVAIGIGVTILLHADLVYSDNTALFQIPFVSLGLSPEGASSKLLIQQAGYHKAAELLLTAKKFDSATAASANLVNHIVEDAYAEAEKQAAHLAALPLASLVATKALMKHNLDEIVDCINHEARIFMDRVGSPEMLEAVQAFMQKRKPDFTQFN, from the coding sequence ATGACACTGAGCTGTATTCAACAACCTCATGAACATTTAAATGCGAATCTGGAAAATGGTGTACTGACTTTAGCCATTCACCGTCCTGAAGCAAAAAATGCACTTTATAGTGAACTTTATCTAAGCTTAGTGAATGCTTTGAATGAAGCCGATCAAAACAATCAAGTCCGTGTGGTGATTTTACGTGGTGAAGGTGCAGATTTTACTGCGGGTAATGACATGCAAGATTTTATGAAATCTGCTGCCATGAAAGGTCAAATTGCTGCAGAAGATGGCCCTCCATTTTTACTTTTAAAAGCAGCAGCACAATTCTCTAAACCGCTTCTTGTTGCTGTAAAAGGTGTTGCTATTGGAATTGGGGTAACCATTCTTCTACATGCTGACTTGGTTTATAGTGACAATACAGCCCTATTCCAAATTCCATTTGTCAGTCTAGGATTGTCTCCTGAAGGTGCTTCAAGCAAACTTTTAATACAACAAGCGGGATATCATAAAGCTGCAGAACTATTACTCACTGCGAAAAAATTTGACAGTGCGACAGCAGCAAGCGCAAATCTAGTCAATCACATTGTTGAAGATGCTTATGCAGAAGCCGAAAAACAAGCAGCGCATCTTGCAGCTTTACCTTTAGCTTCTTTGGTCGCAACCAAAGCACTCATGAAGCATAATTTAGATGAGATTGTAGATTGCATTAACCATGAAGCACGCATTTTTATGGATCGTGTCGGTTCTCCAGAAATGCTGGAAGCAGTACAAGCCTTCATGCAAAAGCGCAAACCTGATTTCACTCAATTTAATTGA
- a CDS encoding KGW motif small protein — protein MINVNKYNELDKLSLRQKGWKIFAAVIALQMLFLLLSYMLHP, from the coding sequence ATGATTAATGTGAATAAATATAATGAATTGGATAAATTGAGCCTAAGACAAAAGGGCTGGAAAATATTTGCTGCTGTCATTGCCTTGCAAATGCTTTTTCTTTTATTGAGTTATATGTTACATCCTTAA
- a CDS encoding nitroreductase family protein produces the protein MSTPEKKRYIEVAPENIDVENFKSVIKSRRSVRKFTEKSIPSDVLDDCLNLALLAPNSSNLQPWTFYVVQNPAKKKLLVKACLNQWAARTASELIVCVARTDRIDQMAKKNISEFPFPEIPPLVKKYYTYIPLNYKTGYFNALGNFKKVAYKVARTLDKQMPVTAFNPADALLWASKTTALACENLVLALRAYGFDSCMMEGFDEPLVRKILGLNDQQYPIMVIAAGERAEDGVFFPQYRFDRDLFIQKV, from the coding sequence ATGTCGACTCCCGAAAAGAAACGCTATATTGAAGTTGCACCAGAAAACATTGATGTTGAAAACTTTAAAAGCGTGATCAAAAGCCGTCGTTCAGTACGTAAATTTACCGAAAAATCCATTCCAAGTGATGTTCTTGATGATTGTTTAAATTTGGCTCTCCTTGCGCCAAACTCATCGAATCTTCAGCCTTGGACGTTTTATGTGGTTCAAAATCCAGCAAAGAAAAAACTGTTGGTCAAAGCCTGTTTAAATCAATGGGCGGCAAGAACAGCTTCGGAATTAATCGTGTGTGTGGCACGCACAGATCGTATTGATCAAATGGCGAAAAAGAATATTAGCGAATTTCCGTTTCCAGAAATTCCACCTTTGGTGAAAAAGTATTACACCTATATTCCATTGAATTATAAAACGGGTTATTTCAACGCACTGGGTAACTTTAAGAAAGTGGCTTACAAAGTTGCACGTACACTCGATAAACAAATGCCTGTAACTGCATTCAACCCTGCCGATGCCTTACTTTGGGCAAGTAAAACTACGGCTTTAGCATGTGAGAACCTGGTTTTAGCGCTTCGTGCTTATGGTTTCGACAGCTGTATGATGGAAGGTTTTGATGAGCCTTTGGTCCGTAAAATTTTAGGCTTAAATGATCAACAATACCCAATCATGGTGATTGCTGCAGGTGAACGTGCGGAAGATGGTGTATTCTTCCCACAGTATCGCTTTGACCGTGATTTATTTATTCAAAAAGTTTAA
- a CDS encoding NGG1p interacting factor NIF3, producing the protein MLKLIYYVPESHLESTKLAIFEAGAGGIGNYQHCAWQVLGTGQFKPVKGANPFIGELDELEKIPEWRVETIVPDEKAKQVANALKASHPYEEPAFEFIQIIEID; encoded by the coding sequence ATGCTTAAATTGATCTATTACGTTCCAGAATCCCATCTTGAATCTACCAAACTTGCCATATTTGAAGCAGGTGCAGGGGGGATAGGCAATTACCAGCATTGTGCGTGGCAAGTATTGGGTACAGGTCAATTTAAACCAGTAAAAGGGGCGAATCCATTTATTGGTGAATTGGATGAATTAGAAAAAATTCCTGAATGGCGTGTGGAAACCATTGTGCCAGATGAAAAGGCCAAGCAGGTAGCAAATGCTTTAAAGGCAAGCCATCCATATGAAGAGCCTGCCTTTGAATTTATTCAAATTATTGAGATTGATTAA
- a CDS encoding HAD family hydrolase, which yields MQKTIKTSLAMMIGLSFGLSSMSIYAKTIETQTIPVKETKNSRSNSLQLSNAQLKQSALEKGNWDAFNYAQLNRLILEKGHQSPNYDPKRKPYVVFDFDNTSVFLDIEEASLIYQLENLNFKVTPAELNKIIRIGISEQNFVEDYNNKAGQPVSINTIAPDIIESYTWLYQNYVGLKGKKTLTQVKENPHYQNFITKMRYLYAAIGDTFDHDVSYPWVTYLFAGFKPEEVSHLALTAYQQQQKQAIGPVTWTSPESLKGKAGAVSVTWENGLRPYKDVRNLYQAFMNNGFDVYVCSASFIDVIKGVATDKSIGFNVPKQNIYAMELKHDQNGRIKPVFNQDYYQTQGKGKTLTIQKFLVSKYGYGPVFISGDSEGDQNMMQDFKDTEKVLIINRLRKPTSDVGKFSKLAVDTYGQANAKYLLQGRDANTGEFIPSNKSLAFGANEAKALK from the coding sequence ATGCAAAAAACAATAAAAACATCACTCGCCATGATGATTGGACTCTCATTCGGCTTAAGCTCGATGAGTATTTATGCTAAAACCATCGAAACACAAACTATTCCTGTAAAAGAAACTAAAAATTCTAGATCGAATTCTTTGCAGTTATCGAATGCTCAATTAAAGCAATCAGCACTTGAGAAAGGCAATTGGGATGCATTTAACTATGCGCAGTTAAATCGTTTAATTTTAGAAAAGGGTCATCAAAGTCCAAATTATGATCCGAAGAGAAAACCTTATGTGGTTTTTGACTTTGACAACACTTCAGTATTTTTAGACATTGAAGAAGCAAGTTTGATTTATCAACTGGAAAATTTAAACTTCAAAGTGACACCTGCTGAGCTGAATAAAATTATTCGAATAGGTATTTCCGAGCAAAACTTTGTTGAGGACTATAATAATAAAGCTGGTCAGCCAGTCAGCATTAATACTATAGCACCCGATATTATTGAAAGTTATACATGGTTGTATCAGAACTATGTAGGTCTTAAAGGTAAAAAGACATTAACACAAGTCAAAGAAAATCCACATTATCAAAATTTTATCACTAAAATGCGCTATCTCTATGCAGCAATCGGTGACACCTTTGATCATGATGTGTCTTATCCATGGGTGACGTATTTATTTGCTGGATTTAAACCTGAAGAAGTCAGTCACTTGGCTTTGACGGCTTATCAGCAACAACAAAAGCAAGCCATTGGTCCTGTGACTTGGACATCTCCTGAATCCTTGAAAGGTAAAGCAGGTGCGGTTTCGGTGACATGGGAAAATGGTTTGAGACCCTATAAAGATGTGCGCAATTTATATCAAGCTTTTATGAACAATGGTTTCGATGTCTATGTTTGCTCAGCCTCATTTATTGATGTGATTAAAGGTGTAGCCACAGATAAGAGCATTGGTTTTAATGTCCCGAAGCAGAATATCTATGCAATGGAATTGAAGCATGATCAGAATGGTCGTATTAAACCTGTGTTTAATCAGGATTATTACCAAACTCAAGGTAAGGGCAAGACCCTGACCATTCAAAAGTTTTTGGTTTCCAAATATGGTTATGGTCCTGTATTTATTTCTGGGGATAGTGAAGGCGACCAAAATATGATGCAAGATTTTAAAGATACAGAAAAAGTTTTGATTATTAATCGTTTGCGTAAACCAACATCAGATGTTGGTAAATTTTCAAAATTGGCTGTAGATACTTATGGTCAAGCCAATGCTAAATATTTGTTACAAGGGCGTGATGCCAATACAGGTGAGTTTATTCCTTCGAATAAGAGTTTAGCTTTTGGTGCAAATGAGGCGAAGGCTTTGAAATAG
- a CDS encoding LysR family transcriptional regulator gives MELRHLRYFMTVAKEQSFTKAAEKLYTAQPSLSQQIKDLEQEVGVSLFDRTTRKVKLTDEGEAFLQYAELTLDNAKKAIAAARQVAQQKNNQIHIGFLNVAELKVMPNILAQLKQHIPDLKIHFHSLTCTEQIQKLRNAELDISFTRYELAHEDYINIHILTEQIYLVAADHLHPSNRVLKLQELNNHNIIMCEQMASPIFYDKLNHLLSFEQRQQDQMLWVTNVLQHINLINMGMGFSFAPEYLLKFLNHNVKIIKTDVQLPQLGLYATYHRASNNVALKMIADALKQSAQLKPITELLDA, from the coding sequence ATGGAACTGCGACATTTACGCTATTTTATGACAGTTGCAAAAGAACAGAGTTTTACCAAAGCAGCAGAAAAACTGTATACAGCCCAACCTTCTTTAAGTCAGCAAATTAAAGACTTAGAGCAAGAGGTGGGTGTGTCTTTATTTGATCGTACGACCCGAAAAGTAAAGTTAACCGATGAAGGAGAAGCTTTTTTACAATATGCAGAGTTGACCTTGGACAATGCTAAAAAGGCCATAGCTGCTGCACGTCAGGTGGCACAACAGAAAAATAATCAGATTCATATCGGATTTTTAAATGTGGCTGAACTCAAAGTTATGCCAAACATTCTCGCGCAGTTGAAGCAACATATACCTGATTTAAAAATTCATTTTCATAGTTTGACCTGTACCGAACAAATTCAAAAACTTAGAAATGCAGAATTGGATATTAGTTTTACGCGTTATGAATTAGCCCATGAAGATTATATAAATATTCATATTTTGACTGAGCAGATTTATTTGGTCGCAGCAGATCATCTACACCCATCAAATCGAGTATTGAAATTACAAGAACTGAATAATCATAATATTATTATGTGTGAACAAATGGCATCCCCAATCTTTTATGACAAATTGAATCATCTTTTGTCATTTGAGCAAAGACAGCAGGATCAAATGCTGTGGGTGACCAATGTATTACAACATATCAACTTGATTAATATGGGAATGGGTTTTAGCTTTGCACCTGAGTATTTACTTAAATTTCTCAATCATAATGTCAAAATCATAAAAACAGATGTGCAATTACCCCAATTAGGTTTATATGCAACTTATCATCGGGCTTCAAACAATGTCGCTTTAAAAATGATTGCGGATGCATTAAAGCAAAGCGCACAATTGAAACCTATAACGGAGTTGCTAGATGCTTAA